The Chryseolinea soli genome contains a region encoding:
- a CDS encoding CheR family methyltransferase, which produces METPTNGFFRMDEESFARLSQYVTQTYGIQLPATKKSILENHLDEKVKNLAMSSYKEFVDFILNSGSSEDELLHVLDLITTHKTEFFREASHFQFLTQQFLPRHQQENNCDNLKIWSAGCSTGEEPYSLLMTLEEYKKIHPKLTYTLLASDISTRVMHTACHGEYDVEKMQTVPSGMRHTYFMCDKADPKQVKIKPHYRTKIQYKRVNLMHDNYGLAKHDLDIIFCRNVLIYFEKPTQEQVIRKFCNLLRPGGLLFLGHSESVMGMNLPLSQVGNAVYQVQEPEARSQEPESPALEFTS; this is translated from the coding sequence ATGGAAACTCCCACCAATGGATTTTTCCGTATGGATGAAGAAAGTTTTGCCCGCCTGAGCCAATACGTCACGCAAACGTATGGCATCCAGCTGCCGGCAACAAAAAAGTCCATATTGGAAAACCACCTCGATGAAAAGGTGAAAAACCTGGCCATGAGTTCCTACAAAGAGTTTGTGGACTTTATTCTCAATAGCGGAAGCAGCGAAGACGAGCTTCTCCACGTGCTCGATCTCATCACTACCCACAAGACCGAATTTTTCCGCGAAGCCTCACACTTCCAATTTTTAACCCAGCAATTTCTTCCCCGCCACCAACAAGAAAACAACTGCGACAATCTGAAAATCTGGTCCGCCGGATGCTCCACAGGCGAAGAGCCCTACTCCTTGCTGATGACGCTGGAAGAATACAAAAAGATCCATCCCAAACTCACCTACACCCTGCTGGCCAGCGACATCTCCACCCGTGTCATGCACACCGCGTGCCATGGCGAATACGATGTAGAAAAAATGCAGACCGTTCCCTCCGGGATGAGACACACTTATTTCATGTGCGACAAGGCCGATCCCAAACAGGTTAAAATAAAACCCCACTACCGGACGAAGATCCAATACAAACGCGTCAACCTCATGCACGACAACTACGGCCTGGCCAAGCATGACCTCGACATCATCTTCTGCCGCAACGTGCTCATCTATTTTGAAAAGCCCACCCAAGAACAAGTGATCCGAAAATTCTGCAACCTGTTGCGCCCCGGAGGATTGCTATTCCTGGGACACAGCGAATCGGTCATGGGAATGAATTTGCCGTTGAGCCAGGTGGGGAATGCGGTATATCAAGTTCA
- a CDS encoding response regulator produces MKKTILVVEDFASIRDFVCEILQRKGYDTVGAANGTHAYQLLAGKPEVNLVLTDYNMPDCTGFELLQKIKANPSIANVPVVFLTTESNPDKMRAAKEAGLSAWIKKPYRAEMFFSQIEHALNNG; encoded by the coding sequence ATGAAAAAAACGATTTTAGTGGTAGAAGATTTTGCCAGCATCCGCGACTTCGTCTGCGAGATCTTGCAACGAAAGGGATACGACACGGTGGGCGCCGCCAACGGAACTCATGCTTACCAATTGCTGGCCGGCAAACCCGAAGTGAACCTGGTGCTGACGGACTATAACATGCCCGATTGCACGGGCTTCGAGCTCCTCCAAAAAATCAAGGCCAATCCTTCCATCGCCAATGTGCCGGTGGTGTTCCTCACTACCGAAAGCAATCCCGATAAAATGCGCGCCGCGAAAGAAGCCGGCTTGTCGGCATGGATCAAAAAGCCATACCGCGCCGAAATGTTTTTTTCGCAGATCGAACATGCCTTAAACAATGGATAA
- a CDS encoding histidine kinase dimerization/phospho-acceptor domain-containing protein, with protein sequence MNLSEPDISSRLISSESLRQKLPTIFLDSMVVDLQFNINVISQNVLDFLEFTNEELAGKSINYLAREEDVVQLLQKELAAGYFEERQVGFYTKSNRLVTIGISGFYLGLISDINGRIILKIRNLDEVQLINQQLQQKKAELDKFIYRAAHDLRGPLATMQGLLNLLRIREDNSELDRILQLLDAHAQKLDERLYHMVYLAQSDDEDNAPENSINFNTFEALLRKVIEQNAFVDFLEFHYSAPRENLKGVNEVLLKSLLTNLLLYLLSLPKSKLNNQIFFRLLVEDRELSITIGAHGFFVEDAMRKAMRQEEFIYTDMIHYPRLLNFFAAQKIAWKLNARVNVHFLSTEKQRISISIPVIDAASLGLL encoded by the coding sequence ATGAACCTCAGTGAGCCGGACATTTCGTCAAGATTGATTTCCTCGGAGTCGCTCCGTCAGAAATTACCTACTATTTTTTTGGATTCGATGGTGGTCGACCTTCAGTTCAACATCAACGTGATCAGTCAGAACGTGCTGGATTTTCTGGAGTTCACCAACGAGGAATTGGCTGGTAAGTCCATCAACTACCTCGCGCGGGAAGAAGATGTTGTCCAATTGTTACAGAAAGAACTGGCAGCAGGCTATTTTGAAGAGCGGCAGGTGGGGTTCTACACGAAAAGCAACCGCCTGGTCACCATCGGCATTTCCGGTTTTTACCTGGGGCTGATCAGCGACATCAACGGTCGCATTATTTTGAAGATACGAAACCTCGACGAGGTTCAACTGATCAACCAGCAACTGCAACAGAAGAAAGCCGAGCTGGATAAATTCATTTACCGTGCCGCCCACGACCTGCGCGGCCCGCTGGCCACCATGCAAGGGCTGTTGAACTTGCTGCGGATCCGCGAAGACAACTCCGAACTCGACCGGATCCTGCAATTACTGGACGCCCATGCTCAGAAACTGGACGAACGGCTGTATCACATGGTATACCTCGCGCAGTCGGACGACGAGGATAACGCTCCCGAAAACAGCATCAACTTCAATACCTTCGAAGCTTTGCTCCGGAAGGTGATCGAACAGAACGCCTTTGTGGACTTCCTGGAGTTCCACTATTCGGCGCCACGCGAAAACCTGAAAGGGGTGAACGAGGTGCTGTTAAAATCGCTGCTCACCAATTTGCTGCTCTATTTATTGTCGCTTCCCAAGAGCAAGTTGAATAACCAGATCTTTTTCCGCCTTTTGGTGGAAGATCGGGAATTGAGCATCACCATTGGTGCACACGGCTTTTTTGTGGAAGACGCCATGCGGAAAGCCATGCGCCAGGAAGAGTTCATCTACACGGATATGATCCACTACCCGCGGTTGCTCAATTTCTTTGCCGCCCAGAAGATCGCCTGGAAGCTGAATGCCCGCGTGAACGTACATTTTCTCTCCACCGAGAAACAACGGATCAGCATTTCCATACCCGTGATTGACGCTGCGTCATTGGGCTTGCTCTGA
- a CDS encoding LytR/AlgR family response regulator transcription factor gives MLKAIIVDDESKSRESLQILLHDFVEGVEVSSLCQDVAEAILAIERDKPDIVFLDIQLQRETGFDLLTKLKDITFEVIFTTAYSEYAIKAFRFSAIDYLLKPIDIEELKKAVGKVEKRMNGNIASRLTELVQNLKVGVSSSENYKLALPTLEGLIFIKTNDILYCEASSNYTQIYTADGKKYLVSKTLKDYEDLLSEHNFFRIHNSYLINLNSIKKYVKGEGGYVILNNDISLDVSKRKKEAFLNKIGVRNA, from the coding sequence ATGCTTAAAGCCATAATTGTTGACGATGAATCGAAGAGCCGGGAAAGTCTTCAGATTCTCTTGCATGATTTTGTGGAAGGCGTGGAAGTGAGTTCCCTTTGCCAGGATGTGGCCGAAGCCATTCTGGCCATTGAGCGTGACAAACCCGACATTGTCTTTCTCGACATCCAACTCCAACGCGAAACCGGTTTTGATTTGCTCACCAAATTGAAGGACATCACCTTTGAAGTGATCTTTACGACGGCCTACTCTGAATACGCCATCAAGGCCTTCCGGTTCTCAGCGATCGACTACCTGTTGAAGCCTATCGATATCGAGGAATTGAAGAAGGCGGTGGGGAAGGTGGAAAAACGCATGAACGGAAACATCGCCAGCCGGCTCACGGAACTGGTGCAAAACCTGAAAGTAGGGGTGAGTTCCTCCGAAAACTATAAACTGGCGTTGCCAACGTTGGAAGGGCTCATTTTTATAAAAACCAACGACATTCTTTATTGCGAAGCCTCCAGCAACTACACCCAGATCTACACCGCCGACGGCAAGAAATACCTTGTCAGCAAAACCCTCAAGGACTATGAGGACCTGCTTTCCGAACACAATTTTTTCCGCATCCACAATTCCTACCTCATCAATCTCAATTCCATCAAAAAATACGTGAAAGGCGAGGGCGGCTACGTCATTTTGAACAATGATATTTCGTTGGACGTCTCAAAACGGAAGAAAGAAGCCTTTCTAAATAAGATCGGTGTAAGAAATGCCTGA
- a CDS encoding PAS domain S-box protein, whose amino-acid sequence MNTLQDQLLNGALGPEFLATIFEITSEAVWIKDIKTGKGAWLASTENRTKYNITDDLPDDFWMHGVHPDDREQAVSGFQNALADKTATTFRHFYRYRGKDAYYYIEDHMKFLRHPDGEAYRVVGSWKDISDQQREKNILEETLSKLEAETERFKLISEISNAAMWDLDMGTHTLSWYSGSKALDEFGLKKVDYSLDDWAASIHEEDRDRVVKYFNDMLLSNATRYIDVYRVRKKDGTYASMLDQATIIRDPSGKAQRALGGWVDITRERQREKVLEEALQFQRGLNEELALREEELTSTEEELRQINEQLSENVRILSEREFILTQSQRLAKIGSWEYDLRSKTMFWSNEMYSIYGVDHSFNVNDLSEIHRLFDEHSGHLVKEAFQNMTRSQNLPFDITAHTITPLGYKKWVRITAYPVQEGDNFGRILGLTYDITYFKEAEERLKASEEKFAKAFRNNPDLMTITREDDMVIIDANEKVFQVLGYTRQEVIGKSAIDFAFFVDSNERQAYYSQYFTESRASIECTWRRKEGRTIQIALSSSRIEIEGKNFIISVIQDISQRKAAEEKFQKAFDLNPDLTLIFRERDMVLVEANSKLEEVSHYKREEVIGHSSNDFNLWLKMEDRQHYFEQLFKEGEAYYEATFIKKDGDTFYGTIASSCFSLGGERHIITIVRDITERKEAEARLISSEANLNATINNNEFFIWSLNRQYQLTSLNQPWKKYMKQTYGVDLEVGQSILDFFQRAYQQDQLEEWMGWYERVLSGETLKVEKRFRDREFQYSLSPIVRNDFISGITVFAEDITERRLAEQKIRQSELNMNAIINNSDMSIWSVDKEFRLMALNNNFVNYMRDWYGLTYEVGQQIIEESRDKVPAEMLEYWTTLFKRALAGEIVLTEGELNNAHLQYSVNPIIEGHSVVGAAIYSRNVTDRVVRERELMEANKKIGELKLMALRSVMNPHFIFNALNSIQFFIAKNDRLNAINYLSTFSKLIRGILTNSVKNKIKLADEIELLQHYVNLELVRFEDKFVCVFEISPDLDLDNIEIPSLLIQPYVENAILHGLYNKRDKGKLCIRVREDEDRVLFEIEDDGIGREAARKLRQQNFPQHKSMGTVLTEERLKLINEEDEASYEVIDLFEDGKATGTQVKIWIRM is encoded by the coding sequence GTGAATACACTTCAGGATCAGCTATTAAATGGAGCGCTTGGGCCGGAATTTTTAGCAACAATTTTTGAGATCACCTCGGAAGCCGTTTGGATCAAGGATATAAAAACCGGTAAGGGCGCCTGGTTGGCATCGACGGAGAACCGGACAAAGTACAACATCACCGACGACCTGCCCGACGACTTCTGGATGCACGGCGTTCACCCCGACGATCGTGAACAGGCCGTTTCAGGTTTCCAAAATGCACTGGCCGATAAAACGGCAACAACCTTCCGGCATTTTTATCGCTATCGCGGCAAGGACGCTTACTACTATATCGAAGACCACATGAAATTTCTCCGTCATCCCGACGGCGAAGCCTACCGGGTGGTGGGTTCATGGAAAGACATCAGCGATCAGCAACGGGAGAAAAACATCCTCGAAGAAACCCTGTCCAAGCTGGAGGCCGAGACGGAGCGTTTCAAACTTATCTCCGAAATATCCAACGCCGCCATGTGGGATCTCGACATGGGCACCCACACGTTGTCGTGGTACAGTGGCAGCAAAGCGTTGGACGAATTCGGATTAAAAAAAGTGGACTATTCCCTGGACGACTGGGCCGCCTCCATCCACGAAGAAGATCGCGACCGTGTGGTGAAATATTTTAACGACATGTTGTTGTCGAATGCCACGCGCTACATCGATGTGTACCGGGTCCGGAAAAAAGATGGCACCTATGCATCGATGCTGGACCAGGCCACCATTATCCGCGACCCTTCCGGAAAAGCCCAGCGCGCATTGGGCGGTTGGGTTGACATCACCCGCGAGCGCCAGCGCGAAAAGGTGTTGGAAGAAGCCTTGCAATTTCAACGTGGACTAAATGAAGAGCTGGCCTTGCGTGAAGAGGAGCTGACCAGCACGGAAGAAGAGCTTCGCCAGATCAACGAACAGCTCTCCGAAAATGTGCGGATCCTGTCGGAGCGCGAATTCATCCTCACCCAGTCCCAGCGCCTGGCCAAGATCGGCAGTTGGGAATACGACCTGCGGTCAAAGACGATGTTCTGGTCCAACGAAATGTACAGCATCTACGGCGTGGATCACAGCTTCAATGTGAACGACCTCTCGGAGATCCACCGGTTGTTTGACGAGCACAGCGGCCACCTCGTGAAGGAAGCATTCCAGAACATGACCCGCAGCCAAAACCTACCCTTCGACATCACGGCCCATACGATTACTCCTTTGGGTTACAAGAAATGGGTACGCATCACGGCCTACCCGGTACAGGAAGGCGACAACTTTGGAAGGATCCTGGGGCTTACCTACGACATCACGTATTTTAAAGAAGCCGAGGAGCGCCTGAAGGCCAGCGAAGAAAAGTTTGCTAAAGCCTTCCGCAACAATCCCGACCTGATGACCATCACGCGGGAAGACGACATGGTGATCATCGACGCCAACGAAAAAGTGTTCCAGGTGCTGGGCTATACGCGTCAGGAAGTGATCGGAAAGTCGGCGATCGACTTTGCTTTTTTTGTAGACAGTAATGAGCGACAGGCTTACTATTCCCAGTACTTCACGGAGAGCCGGGCTTCGATCGAGTGCACCTGGCGGCGGAAAGAGGGGCGCACCATCCAGATTGCCTTGAGCAGCAGCCGCATCGAGATCGAAGGAAAGAATTTTATCATTTCGGTGATCCAGGACATTTCGCAGCGCAAGGCGGCCGAGGAGAAATTCCAGAAAGCCTTCGACCTGAACCCCGACCTCACGCTGATCTTCCGCGAGCGCGACATGGTGCTGGTGGAGGCCAACAGCAAGTTGGAGGAAGTCTCGCACTACAAACGCGAGGAGGTGATCGGCCATTCCAGCAACGACTTCAACCTCTGGCTGAAGATGGAGGACCGGCAGCATTATTTCGAACAGCTTTTCAAAGAAGGCGAGGCTTACTACGAGGCCACCTTCATAAAAAAAGATGGCGATACGTTCTACGGCACCATCGCGTCCAGTTGTTTCTCGTTGGGCGGCGAGCGGCACATCATCACCATCGTGCGCGACATCACGGAACGGAAGGAAGCCGAAGCGCGGCTCATCTCCAGCGAAGCCAACCTGAACGCCACCATCAACAACAACGAATTCTTTATCTGGTCGCTGAACCGGCAATACCAATTGACCTCCCTGAACCAGCCCTGGAAGAAGTATATGAAGCAGACCTATGGCGTAGACCTGGAGGTGGGGCAGAGCATCCTGGATTTCTTTCAGCGGGCCTACCAGCAGGATCAGTTGGAAGAGTGGATGGGGTGGTATGAGCGCGTCCTTTCGGGCGAGACGTTGAAAGTGGAGAAGCGTTTCCGCGACCGCGAGTTTCAATATTCGCTAAGCCCCATCGTGCGCAACGATTTCATCTCGGGCATCACCGTGTTTGCCGAAGACATTACCGAACGGAGGCTGGCCGAGCAAAAGATCCGGCAGAGCGAACTGAACATGAACGCCATCATCAACAACTCCGACATGAGCATCTGGTCGGTGGACAAAGAGTTCCGGTTGATGGCGCTGAACAATAACTTTGTCAACTACATGCGCGACTGGTATGGGCTGACCTATGAAGTGGGGCAGCAGATCATCGAAGAGTCGCGCGACAAGGTGCCTGCCGAGATGCTGGAATATTGGACCACCCTTTTCAAGCGTGCCTTGGCCGGTGAGATCGTGCTAACCGAGGGCGAGCTGAACAACGCACACCTGCAATACTCCGTGAACCCGATCATCGAAGGACACAGTGTGGTGGGAGCTGCCATTTATTCGCGCAACGTCACCGACCGCGTCGTGCGCGAACGCGAGTTGATGGAGGCCAACAAGAAGATCGGCGAACTGAAACTGATGGCCTTGCGATCGGTGATGAACCCGCACTTTATCTTCAATGCCCTCAATTCCATCCAGTTTTTTATTGCCAAGAACGACCGCCTGAACGCCATCAATTATTTGTCGACATTTTCGAAGCTGATTCGCGGCATTCTCACCAACTCGGTGAAGAACAAGATCAAGCTGGCCGACGAGATCGAGTTGTTGCAGCATTATGTGAACCTGGAGTTGGTTCGTTTTGAGGACAAATTTGTCTGTGTTTTCGAGATAAGCCCGGACCTGGACCTCGACAACATCGAAATACCGTCCCTTCTTATCCAGCCTTACGTGGAAAATGCTATTTTGCATGGGCTGTACAACAAACGGGACAAGGGCAAGTTGTGCATTCGCGTGCGGGAAGACGAAGACCGGGTGCTGTTCGAGATAGAGGACGACGGTATTGGCCGCGAGGCCGCCCGGAAGCTGCGGCAGCAGAACTTCCCGCAACATAAATCCATGGGCACCGTGCTCACGGAAGAACGCTTGAAACTGATAAACGAAGAAGACGAAGCCTCTTACGAGGTGATAGACCTTTTTGAAGACGGCAAGGCTACCGGAACCCAGGTAAAGATTTGGATCAGGATGTAA
- a CDS encoding alpha/beta fold hydrolase, producing the protein MTEKLFTYENTTLHYAVAGAGPEVLLLFHGFGQDHTAFEAFDKILSPRYTLYAFDLYFHGQSTWGMGESPLLKSYWKKIIQAFCETLPVATFTVAGFSLGGKFALATLEAFPERTKGIVLMAPDGIKTSFWYSLATYPLFFRWLFKSMILHPGTFMILSRVLYTLGVMDKGLIRFAERQMNTQEKREQVYYSWVVFRHLCFDLKNMASLVNAHHIPLTLFVGKYDKVIRPENMNRLLKHLNTYRFEVLDSGHNTIIRESLAHWKTPDETGS; encoded by the coding sequence ATGACCGAAAAGCTATTCACCTACGAAAATACAACCCTGCATTATGCCGTTGCCGGCGCGGGGCCGGAGGTGTTGCTGCTTTTCCATGGCTTTGGTCAGGACCACACCGCGTTCGAAGCCTTCGACAAAATACTATCGCCCCGCTATACGCTCTATGCTTTCGATCTCTACTTCCACGGACAAAGCACATGGGGCATGGGTGAATCGCCGTTGTTAAAAAGCTATTGGAAAAAAATCATACAGGCATTTTGTGAGACCTTGCCCGTGGCAACCTTCACGGTAGCCGGCTTTAGCCTGGGGGGAAAATTTGCCTTGGCCACCCTGGAGGCATTCCCCGAACGAACAAAGGGCATCGTGCTCATGGCACCCGACGGCATCAAGACCAGCTTCTGGTATAGCCTTGCCACCTATCCCCTGTTTTTCCGTTGGCTGTTCAAAAGCATGATCCTCCACCCGGGCACGTTTATGATCCTCTCGCGGGTGCTCTATACGCTGGGTGTAATGGACAAAGGTTTGATCCGGTTTGCCGAACGCCAGATGAACACACAAGAAAAGCGCGAGCAAGTATATTACTCGTGGGTCGTGTTCCGGCATCTGTGTTTTGATTTGAAGAACATGGCTTCGCTCGTCAATGCGCACCACATCCCGCTGACTTTGTTTGTCGGAAAATATGATAAGGTGATCCGTCCTGAAAACATGAACCGGTTGCTAAAGCATCTGAATACGTATCGCTTTGAAGTGCTGGACAGCGGTCACAATACCATCATCCGCGAGAGCCTGGCGCATTGGAAAACACCGGACGAAACGGGCTCCTGA
- a CDS encoding YceI family protein, which produces MKKMNTLFALLFASAGVFAQTMWNVDKNHTNIQFNVSHMVVSEVNGSFTDFTGAVKSKTDDFNGADVEFTAKVASISTNNEKRDGHLKSDDFFNAEKFPEVKFKGTLVKENGKYLLKGNLTLRDVTKPVTFDVTYGGTVDTGNGVKAGFKLNGKINRLEYGLKWSNKLANGEMVVGDQVEIVCKIELNKAAA; this is translated from the coding sequence ATGAAAAAAATGAACACACTCTTCGCCCTCCTGTTTGCTTCAGCCGGGGTGTTTGCCCAGACGATGTGGAACGTCGACAAGAACCACACGAATATCCAGTTCAACGTATCCCACATGGTGGTATCGGAAGTGAACGGGAGCTTCACCGATTTCACAGGTGCAGTGAAAAGCAAAACCGATGACTTTAACGGCGCCGATGTAGAGTTCACCGCCAAGGTGGCTTCCATCAGCACCAACAACGAGAAAAGAGACGGCCACTTGAAGTCGGATGACTTCTTCAACGCCGAAAAATTCCCTGAAGTTAAATTCAAAGGCACCCTCGTGAAAGAAAATGGCAAATACCTGTTGAAGGGCAACCTCACACTTCGCGACGTGACCAAGCCCGTGACCTTCGATGTTACGTATGGTGGTACCGTTGACACCGGCAATGGTGTTAAAGCCGGTTTCAAACTGAACGGCAAGATCAACCGTCTGGAGTACGGCCTGAAGTGGAGCAACAAACTTGCAAACGGCGAAATGGTCGTAGGTGACCAGGTTGAGATCGTCTGCAAAATCGAATTGAACAAGGCAGCAGCCTAA
- a CDS encoding MarR family winged helix-turn-helix transcriptional regulator: MKIEDEIKQKKFINAHQKAVINLVYTTNWMQGKHQEVFKSFNITPQQFNILRILKGQHPNSTSATEIKARMLDRNSDVSRLLDRLVAKNVIVKKACPTDKRAFDVNLTEAGLELLRTLDKKQSELDNILNLSEEEAYQLSDLLDKSRG; this comes from the coding sequence ATGAAAATCGAAGACGAGATCAAGCAGAAAAAATTCATCAACGCGCACCAAAAGGCGGTCATCAACCTGGTGTATACCACGAACTGGATGCAGGGCAAGCACCAGGAGGTGTTCAAGTCCTTTAACATCACGCCGCAGCAATTCAATATCCTGCGCATCCTCAAGGGACAACATCCCAACAGCACCTCGGCCACCGAGATCAAAGCCCGCATGCTGGACAGGAACTCCGATGTTTCGCGCTTGCTGGACCGGCTGGTCGCCAAAAATGTGATCGTCAAAAAAGCGTGCCCCACCGACAAGCGCGCCTTCGATGTGAACCTGACCGAGGCCGGGCTGGAGTTGCTCCGCACCCTCGACAAAAAACAAAGCGAGCTGGACAACATCCTCAACCTTTCGGAAGAAGAGGCTTACCAGCTCAGCGATCTGTTGGATAAGAGCAGGGGCTAA
- a CDS encoding M3 family oligoendopeptidase: MADVLEIPQRPTRKFATEDFKVTTWDGLKPLFDNLLERKLNSVQDLKKWFSDRSEIESVLAEDMAWRYIRMTCYTDNEEYRKSYQDFIENIQPQMAPVADQLNKQAAASPYLNELASKEGYNIMIRSLKKEIEIFRDANVPLYTEINTETQKYAQLNGAMTIEVDGKELTLQQASVYLMSTDRAKREEVYHKISARRLQDKDVLNDLFSTLIKLRHQVSVNADFTNFRDYMFKALGRFDYTPQDCFDFHEAIQHEVVPILDKFSKERKEALGVSQLRPWDKAVDPEGREALKPFTNGKELTDKTIEVFRRLDPFLGQCLAIMKAMGHLDLESRKGKAPGGYNYPLAEIGVPFIFMNATSTLRDMVTIMHEGGHAIHNFLTRDLELNEFKSTPSEVAELASMSMELISLDHWDVFFTDEAELKRAKREHLEDIIETLPWVATIDRFQHWLYTHPQHTLPQRTQEWNAIFDQFADTVTDWSSLQAAKDYLWQKQLHLYEVPFYYIEYGMAQLGAIAVWRNFRKNPAKGLAGYQNALKLGYIRSIPEIYKAAGIEFNFSREYIKELMDFVREELAKI; the protein is encoded by the coding sequence GATTCCCCAACGCCCTACCCGTAAATTTGCGACCGAAGACTTTAAAGTGACCACGTGGGATGGTTTGAAACCGCTTTTCGACAACCTGCTGGAACGCAAATTGAACTCGGTACAGGACCTGAAGAAGTGGTTTTCAGACCGCAGTGAGATCGAATCCGTGCTGGCCGAAGACATGGCATGGCGCTATATCCGCATGACCTGCTACACCGACAACGAAGAATACCGCAAGAGCTACCAGGATTTCATCGAGAACATCCAGCCCCAAATGGCACCGGTGGCCGACCAACTGAACAAACAGGCTGCGGCTTCCCCGTACCTGAACGAGCTGGCGAGCAAAGAAGGATACAACATCATGATCCGCAGTCTGAAAAAGGAGATCGAAATATTTCGCGATGCGAACGTGCCGTTGTATACCGAGATCAATACCGAAACGCAAAAATACGCGCAACTCAATGGTGCCATGACCATCGAAGTGGATGGCAAGGAGTTGACGCTGCAACAGGCTTCCGTCTACCTGATGTCGACCGATCGCGCGAAACGGGAAGAGGTCTATCACAAGATCAGTGCACGCCGCTTGCAGGATAAGGACGTGCTGAACGATCTTTTTTCCACGCTCATCAAACTTCGCCACCAGGTGTCGGTCAATGCCGATTTCACAAATTTCAGAGACTACATGTTCAAAGCCCTGGGACGGTTCGACTACACGCCCCAGGATTGTTTCGATTTTCACGAAGCCATTCAACACGAAGTGGTCCCTATTCTTGACAAGTTCTCCAAAGAGCGCAAAGAAGCCCTCGGCGTAAGCCAGTTACGCCCCTGGGATAAAGCCGTAGACCCCGAAGGACGCGAAGCCTTGAAGCCCTTCACCAACGGCAAGGAACTGACCGACAAAACCATTGAAGTGTTCCGCCGCCTCGACCCGTTCCTGGGACAATGCCTGGCCATCATGAAAGCCATGGGCCACTTAGACCTGGAGTCGAGAAAGGGAAAAGCTCCCGGGGGTTACAATTACCCGCTGGCGGAGATTGGTGTGCCCTTCATTTTTATGAATGCCACGTCCACCCTGCGCGACATGGTGACCATCATGCACGAGGGAGGCCACGCCATTCACAACTTTCTCACCCGCGACCTGGAGTTAAACGAATTCAAGTCAACCCCTTCGGAAGTGGCTGAGTTGGCATCCATGTCGATGGAGTTGATCTCGCTGGATCATTGGGATGTGTTCTTTACCGACGAGGCAGAATTGAAACGCGCTAAGCGCGAACACCTGGAAGACATTATTGAAACCCTCCCGTGGGTGGCCACCATCGATCGCTTTCAACATTGGTTGTATACACACCCCCAACACACGCTGCCGCAGCGCACGCAAGAGTGGAATGCGATCTTCGATCAGTTTGCCGACACCGTCACCGATTGGTCGTCGTTGCAAGCCGCGAAGGATTATCTCTGGCAGAAGCAGTTGCACTTATACGAAGTGCCGTTCTATTATATCGAATATGGTATGGCGCAATTGGGTGCTATCGCCGTGTGGCGCAACTTCCGGAAGAATCCGGCAAAGGGTTTGGCGGGGTATCAGAACGCGTTGAAGCTCGGTTATATTCGTTCTATCCCGGAGATCTATAAAGCGGCGGGCATCGAATTCAATTTCAGCCGCGAGTACATAAAGGAATTGATGGATTTTGTGCGGGAAGAGCTGGCGAAGATCTGA